A single genomic interval of Croceibacter atlanticus HTCC2559 harbors:
- a CDS encoding PorP/SprF family type IX secretion system membrane protein yields MNKKSLIIVLLLLVGVGIFTSNAQQDAQYTQYMYNTISVNPAYAGSRGVMSIVGLHRSQWVGLDGAPRTQTISAHTPLNRSKVGLGLNVTNDEIGPSTETYFDGIVSYTINTSYRGKLSFGLKAGAHLLNIDYTKLSFENSDPTAQNNVDNRFAPQVGAGVYYHTDKFYLGLSVPNFLKTEHYDTSDNSIDSSSSEIADERLNYYLITGLVLDLNDDIKFKPAVLGKVVAGAPLQVDITANFMFYEKLTLGAAYRWSAAFSGLVGFQVTDSMFIGFGYDGETTRLSEYNDGSYEIMARFELKKSYDRMLTPRFF; encoded by the coding sequence ATGAACAAGAAATCTCTAATCATTGTTTTACTACTTCTTGTAGGTGTAGGTATCTTTACCTCAAATGCGCAACAAGATGCACAGTACACTCAATACATGTATAATACTATTAGTGTAAATCCAGCTTATGCTGGTTCTAGAGGTGTAATGAGTATAGTTGGCCTACATAGAAGTCAATGGGTAGGTTTAGACGGTGCACCTAGAACACAAACTATTTCGGCACATACACCATTAAATAGAAGTAAAGTTGGATTAGGTCTTAATGTAACTAATGATGAAATAGGACCATCTACAGAAACTTATTTCGACGGTATTGTTAGCTACACTATTAACACATCATATAGAGGAAAGTTGAGTTTTGGTTTGAAAGCTGGAGCGCACCTACTAAATATAGACTATACAAAGTTAAGTTTTGAGAATAGTGATCCTACAGCTCAAAACAATGTAGATAATAGATTTGCACCTCAAGTTGGAGCTGGTGTATACTACCACACAGATAAATTTTACTTAGGCTTAAGTGTACCAAATTTCTTAAAAACTGAACATTATGATACCAGTGATAATAGTATAGACTCATCTTCTTCAGAAATAGCAGATGAACGTTTAAATTACTATTTAATAACAGGATTAGTTTTAGATTTAAATGATGATATTAAATTTAAACCAGCAGTTTTAGGTAAAGTAGTAGCTGGAGCTCCTTTGCAAGTAGATATTACAGCTAACTTTATGTTTTATGAAAAACTAACTTTAGGAGCAGCTTATAGATGGAGTGCTGCATTTAGTGGTTTAGTAGGATTTCAAGTAACAGACTCTATGTTTATTGGCTTTGGATATGATGGTGAGACAACAAGATTATCTGAATACAATGACGGTAGTTATGAAATTATGGCAAGATTTGAATTGAAGAAAAGCTATGATAGAATGTTAACACCTAGATTCTTTTAA